From Xenopus tropicalis strain Nigerian chromosome 3, UCB_Xtro_10.0, whole genome shotgun sequence, the proteins below share one genomic window:
- the fam169b gene encoding protein FAM169B isoform X2, which yields MENRIHHFTMEQGHHSLADQINATESHILLEAAAKYYFQISQKHGHTREYFSSPEGEVIKVDETSVRYIPLYRDDSGKMLVLVDSKTGESVVAVYLNGTWRSVDDILRSSDPSKEGLIQVQTFGERIALFVLNCLVCGFSEANGSGHEAYFLPHASRELAKIFWCHGEAVGFYTYKNKGNLCNPGTGQCYQLPVLDTVFVRKNWRRQGVGAKMLQDYSQAFPEESVLGISSPISPAMYTVCHKFLTCNPKDQDRFWEVEAPGYWSQRVNIWLKIQLGEAPAMQKSFTESNGEQDKRVSILAVKHPGLPNEKNPGESPGNLDEFVSLGNYRKRKSVKLNVEEISTKHMKTT from the exons ATGGAAaacagaatccatcacttcacaatggaacaag GGCATCATTCCTTAGCAGATCAAATTAATGCTACAGAATCTCATATTCTTCTGGAGGCAGCTGCCAAATATTACTTCCAGATCAGCCAGAAGCATGGGCATACGAGGGAATACTTCTCTAGCCCAGAGGGAGAGGTG ATTAAAGTAGATGAAACAAGTGTTCGGTACATACCACTGTATAGAGATGACTCTGGGAAAATGTTGGTTTTAGTAGATTCCAAGACAGGAGAGTCAG ttgttgctgtttatttgaaTGGAACTTGGCGGTCTGTAGATGACATCTTGAGATCATCTGACCCATCAAAAGAAGGCCTGATACAG GTCCAGACATTTGGGGAAAGAATTGCTCTGTTTGTACTAAACTGCTTGGTGTGCGGGTTCTCAGAGGCAAATGGTTCGGGGCATGAAGCGTACTTCCTTCCACATGCTTCCAGGGAGCTTGCTAAGATCTTCTGGTGCCATGGAGAGGCAGTAGGATTTTACACCTACAAAAACAAAG GCAACCTGTGTAATCCCGGCACCGGGCAATGTTATCAGCTTCCAGTCCTGGACACGGTATTTGTCCGTAAGAATTGGAGGAGACAAGGAGTGGGGGCTAAAATGCTACAAGATTACAGCCAGGCATTTCCAGAAGAAAGTGTTCTAGGTATCAGCAGCCCAATATCCCCTGCCATGTACACAG TCTGTCACAAATTCCTAACCTGTAATCCCAAAGATCAGGATCGTTTTTGGGAAGTGGAAGCCCCTGGATACTGGAGCCAACGTGTTAACATTTGGTTGAAGATTCAGCTTGGTGAAGCCCCAGCA ATGCAAAAGTCTTTCACTGAGAGTAATGGTGAACAAGATAAGAGAGTCTCCATTTTGGCAGTAAAACACCCCGGTCTCCCTAATGAAAAAAATCCCGGTGAATCCCCTGGTAACTTGGATGAGTTTGTTTCCTTGGGGAACTACAGGAAAAGGAAAAGCGTAAAACTGAACGTGGAAGAGATTTCAACAAAACATATGAAAACAACCTAA
- the fam169b gene encoding protein FAM169B isoform X3, with the protein MFVSIHYEAHIRKVYFKICALPTMENRIHHFTMEQGHHSLADQINATESHILLEAAAKYYFQISQKHGHTREYFSSPEGEVIKVDETSVRYIPLYRDDSGKMLVLVDSKTGESVVAVYLNGTWRSVDDILRSSDPSKEGLIQVQTFGERIALFVLNCLVCGFSEANGSGHEAYFLPHASRELAKIFWCHGEAVGFYTYKNKVCHKFLTCNPKDQDRFWEVEAPGYWSQRVNIWLKIQLGEAPAMQKSFTESNGEQDKRVSILAVKHPGLPNEKNPGESPGNLDEFVSLGNYRKRKSVKLNVEEISTKHMKTT; encoded by the exons ATGTTTGTTTCCATTCATTATGAGGCGCATATACGAAAAGTCTACTTT AAAATCTGTGCACTGCCAACCATGGAAaacagaatccatcacttcacaatggaacaag GGCATCATTCCTTAGCAGATCAAATTAATGCTACAGAATCTCATATTCTTCTGGAGGCAGCTGCCAAATATTACTTCCAGATCAGCCAGAAGCATGGGCATACGAGGGAATACTTCTCTAGCCCAGAGGGAGAGGTG ATTAAAGTAGATGAAACAAGTGTTCGGTACATACCACTGTATAGAGATGACTCTGGGAAAATGTTGGTTTTAGTAGATTCCAAGACAGGAGAGTCAG ttgttgctgtttatttgaaTGGAACTTGGCGGTCTGTAGATGACATCTTGAGATCATCTGACCCATCAAAAGAAGGCCTGATACAG GTCCAGACATTTGGGGAAAGAATTGCTCTGTTTGTACTAAACTGCTTGGTGTGCGGGTTCTCAGAGGCAAATGGTTCGGGGCATGAAGCGTACTTCCTTCCACATGCTTCCAGGGAGCTTGCTAAGATCTTCTGGTGCCATGGAGAGGCAGTAGGATTTTACACCTACAAAAACAAAG TCTGTCACAAATTCCTAACCTGTAATCCCAAAGATCAGGATCGTTTTTGGGAAGTGGAAGCCCCTGGATACTGGAGCCAACGTGTTAACATTTGGTTGAAGATTCAGCTTGGTGAAGCCCCAGCA ATGCAAAAGTCTTTCACTGAGAGTAATGGTGAACAAGATAAGAGAGTCTCCATTTTGGCAGTAAAACACCCCGGTCTCCCTAATGAAAAAAATCCCGGTGAATCCCCTGGTAACTTGGATGAGTTTGTTTCCTTGGGGAACTACAGGAAAAGGAAAAGCGTAAAACTGAACGTGGAAGAGATTTCAACAAAACATATGAAAACAACCTAA
- the fam169b gene encoding protein FAM169B isoform X1, which translates to MFVSIHYEAHIRKVYFKICALPTMENRIHHFTMEQGHHSLADQINATESHILLEAAAKYYFQISQKHGHTREYFSSPEGEVIKVDETSVRYIPLYRDDSGKMLVLVDSKTGESVVAVYLNGTWRSVDDILRSSDPSKEGLIQVQTFGERIALFVLNCLVCGFSEANGSGHEAYFLPHASRELAKIFWCHGEAVGFYTYKNKGNLCNPGTGQCYQLPVLDTVFVRKNWRRQGVGAKMLQDYSQAFPEESVLGISSPISPAMYTVCHKFLTCNPKDQDRFWEVEAPGYWSQRVNIWLKIQLGEAPAMQKSFTESNGEQDKRVSILAVKHPGLPNEKNPGESPGNLDEFVSLGNYRKRKSVKLNVEEISTKHMKTT; encoded by the exons ATGTTTGTTTCCATTCATTATGAGGCGCATATACGAAAAGTCTACTTT AAAATCTGTGCACTGCCAACCATGGAAaacagaatccatcacttcacaatggaacaag GGCATCATTCCTTAGCAGATCAAATTAATGCTACAGAATCTCATATTCTTCTGGAGGCAGCTGCCAAATATTACTTCCAGATCAGCCAGAAGCATGGGCATACGAGGGAATACTTCTCTAGCCCAGAGGGAGAGGTG ATTAAAGTAGATGAAACAAGTGTTCGGTACATACCACTGTATAGAGATGACTCTGGGAAAATGTTGGTTTTAGTAGATTCCAAGACAGGAGAGTCAG ttgttgctgtttatttgaaTGGAACTTGGCGGTCTGTAGATGACATCTTGAGATCATCTGACCCATCAAAAGAAGGCCTGATACAG GTCCAGACATTTGGGGAAAGAATTGCTCTGTTTGTACTAAACTGCTTGGTGTGCGGGTTCTCAGAGGCAAATGGTTCGGGGCATGAAGCGTACTTCCTTCCACATGCTTCCAGGGAGCTTGCTAAGATCTTCTGGTGCCATGGAGAGGCAGTAGGATTTTACACCTACAAAAACAAAG GCAACCTGTGTAATCCCGGCACCGGGCAATGTTATCAGCTTCCAGTCCTGGACACGGTATTTGTCCGTAAGAATTGGAGGAGACAAGGAGTGGGGGCTAAAATGCTACAAGATTACAGCCAGGCATTTCCAGAAGAAAGTGTTCTAGGTATCAGCAGCCCAATATCCCCTGCCATGTACACAG TCTGTCACAAATTCCTAACCTGTAATCCCAAAGATCAGGATCGTTTTTGGGAAGTGGAAGCCCCTGGATACTGGAGCCAACGTGTTAACATTTGGTTGAAGATTCAGCTTGGTGAAGCCCCAGCA ATGCAAAAGTCTTTCACTGAGAGTAATGGTGAACAAGATAAGAGAGTCTCCATTTTGGCAGTAAAACACCCCGGTCTCCCTAATGAAAAAAATCCCGGTGAATCCCCTGGTAACTTGGATGAGTTTGTTTCCTTGGGGAACTACAGGAAAAGGAAAAGCGTAAAACTGAACGTGGAAGAGATTTCAACAAAACATATGAAAACAACCTAA
- the fam169b gene encoding protein FAM169B isoform X4 → MENRIHHFTMEQGHHSLADQINATESHILLEAAAKYYFQISQKHGHTREYFSSPEGEVIKVDETSVRYIPLYRDDSGKMLVLVDSKTGESVVAVYLNGTWRSVDDILRSSDPSKEGLIQVQTFGERIALFVLNCLVCGFSEANGSGHEAYFLPHASRELAKIFWCHGEAVGFYTYKNKVCHKFLTCNPKDQDRFWEVEAPGYWSQRVNIWLKIQLGEAPAMQKSFTESNGEQDKRVSILAVKHPGLPNEKNPGESPGNLDEFVSLGNYRKRKSVKLNVEEISTKHMKTT, encoded by the exons ATGGAAaacagaatccatcacttcacaatggaacaag GGCATCATTCCTTAGCAGATCAAATTAATGCTACAGAATCTCATATTCTTCTGGAGGCAGCTGCCAAATATTACTTCCAGATCAGCCAGAAGCATGGGCATACGAGGGAATACTTCTCTAGCCCAGAGGGAGAGGTG ATTAAAGTAGATGAAACAAGTGTTCGGTACATACCACTGTATAGAGATGACTCTGGGAAAATGTTGGTTTTAGTAGATTCCAAGACAGGAGAGTCAG ttgttgctgtttatttgaaTGGAACTTGGCGGTCTGTAGATGACATCTTGAGATCATCTGACCCATCAAAAGAAGGCCTGATACAG GTCCAGACATTTGGGGAAAGAATTGCTCTGTTTGTACTAAACTGCTTGGTGTGCGGGTTCTCAGAGGCAAATGGTTCGGGGCATGAAGCGTACTTCCTTCCACATGCTTCCAGGGAGCTTGCTAAGATCTTCTGGTGCCATGGAGAGGCAGTAGGATTTTACACCTACAAAAACAAAG TCTGTCACAAATTCCTAACCTGTAATCCCAAAGATCAGGATCGTTTTTGGGAAGTGGAAGCCCCTGGATACTGGAGCCAACGTGTTAACATTTGGTTGAAGATTCAGCTTGGTGAAGCCCCAGCA ATGCAAAAGTCTTTCACTGAGAGTAATGGTGAACAAGATAAGAGAGTCTCCATTTTGGCAGTAAAACACCCCGGTCTCCCTAATGAAAAAAATCCCGGTGAATCCCCTGGTAACTTGGATGAGTTTGTTTCCTTGGGGAACTACAGGAAAAGGAAAAGCGTAAAACTGAACGTGGAAGAGATTTCAACAAAACATATGAAAACAACCTAA
- the pgpep1l gene encoding pyroglutamyl-peptidase 1-like protein, translated as MASNSNLVAVTGFGPYRNYIVNSSWEAVKELSKLGLGGDVELQIMELPVKYSEVMRKVCKIWTDWRPLLSVHVGMASSSKAITLEQCGRNKGYMEKDLGGAHPHGGCCLLEGPERIESVINMKTVCKNISLPGIDVIFSRDAGRYLCEYAYYISLHYGQGRAVFIHVPPLTKALTAQGLAQALQHIIQEMLTLCGKKSA; from the exons ATGGCATCAAATTCCAATCTTGTTGCTGTCACCG gcTTTGGACCTTATAGGAATTATATTGTGAACTCCAGCTGGGAAGCAGTGAAG GAGTTATCTAAACTTGGTCTTGGTGGTGATGTAGAACTTCAGATTATGGAGCTTCCAGTGAAATACAGTGAGGTGATGAGGAAAGTGTGCAAGATATGGACAGACTGGCGACCACTG CTGTCTGTGCATGTTGGAATGGCCTCCTCATCCAAAGCAATCACCCTGGAGCAATGCGGGAGAAACAAAGGCTACATGGAAAAGGACCTCGGCGGTGCTCACCCACACGGCGGCTGCTGTTTGCTGGAAGGGCCAGAAAGAATAGAGTCTGTCATTAATATGAAAACCGTCTGCAAAAACATTTCATTGCCTGGGATTGATGTTATCTTCTCCAGAGATGCTGGGAG GTACCTCTGTGAATATGCCTACTACATCTCTCTGCACTACGGACAGGGTAGGGCAGTTTTCATCCATGTGCCCCCATTAACTAAAGCCCTAACAGCACAAGGACTGGCTCAAGCGCTGCAGCACATTATCCAGGAGATGCTGACTCTGTGCGGCAAGAAATCAGCCTAA